One Ricinus communis isolate WT05 ecotype wild-type chromosome 2, ASM1957865v1, whole genome shotgun sequence DNA segment encodes these proteins:
- the LOC8288521 gene encoding peamaclein, translating into MKPSFVALFLVCFVLTSSLFEVTVAGSGFCDSKCEKRCEKAGVKDRCLKYCGICCEKCKCVPSGTYGNKHECPCYRDMKNSKGKPKCP; encoded by the exons atgaagCCAAGTTTTGTAGCTCTTTTCCTGGTGTGCTTTGTTCTCACTTCCTCTTTGTTTGAAGTTACAGTGGCTGGCTCAG GATTCTGCGATTCAAAGTGTGAGAAGAGGTGTGAAAAAGCAGGAGTGAAAGATAGGTGCTTGAAGTACTGTGGAATTTGCTGTGAAAAGTGCAAGTGCGTGCCTTCTGGTACTTATGGTAACAAGCATGAGTGCCCTTGTTACAGAGACATGAAGAACTCCAAGGGCAAGCCCAAGTGcccttaa
- the LOC8288523 gene encoding pumilio homolog 12 gives MARENGNFSFPSQAPPLDSYIYNPRNSSFLHLNQRRLLPQISTPDSPYHDSVETLFSRLSISRQNSQHTFHGDGEAFLGSVLDRSYVSSQDLAFLDQDMGQNLYNNNGVNSCASLGLQDYGSTTTNIWDNFISDSVLSSNVNGLFRADSRRGGFSNGLMLKTTQDSLSPGLHSRRPYWLQQEPSNNNYYSSLRSGGGGSNVDDIIPLPLENLMGRIARYAKDQFGCKLVRKALENVTHEKIDMVLLEIIDSVAELMPHPFGNYVVQKLVEVCSEEQRTRILLAVTKNEVQLVSICLNMHGTRAVQKLLEGIASTQQVSITARQQVSLIMSALSSGAVELAKDMNGHHVIKYCLEHFLPEDNKYLLKVVADNCFDIATDKSGCCVLQQCVDHSMGEPRDRLVASITNIALRLAQDRYGNYVIQHLLGLRNPLITANLLRQLEGYFAVLSCDKFGSNVVEKCLLESRAEQCTQIISELLRSPCSSMLLVDPYGNFVIQSALKVSKGLVQGAMLELIRQNIPAMRSSIYGRKLLAWLHKERLLPM, from the exons ATGGCTCGAGAAAACGgaaacttttcttttccatcACAGGCGCCGCCGCTcgattcatatatttataatccAAGAAACTCATCTTTCCTCCACCTTAATCAACGCCGTCTTTTGCCTCAAATTTCCACTCCGGACAGCCCTTACCATGACAGCGTTGAAACTTTATTTTCCCGCCTTAGTATATCTCGACAGAATTCCCAACATACTTTTCACGGCGATGGTGAGGCCTTTCTTGGCTCAGTTCTAGATCGTTCCTATGTGAGTAGTCAGGATTTAGCTTTCCTTGATCAAGATATGGGACAAAATCTCTATAACAACAATGGTGTAAATTCTTGTGCGTCCCTTGGGTTACAAGATTATGGCTCTACTACTACTAATATTtgggataattttatatcCGATTCTGTTCTATCATCAAACGTTAATGGACTCTTTAGAGCCGATTCGAGAAGGGGAGGATTCTCCAATGGTTTGATGTTAAAAACCACCCAAGATTCTCTTAGTCCTGGCTTGCATAGTAGGAGGCCTTATTGGCTACAACAAGAGCCTTCTAATAACAATTATTACTCATCTTTGAGGAGTGGCGGTGGCGGTTCTAATGTGGACGATATTATCCCTTTGCCTTTGGAGAATTTGATGGGTAGGATTGCGAGGTACGCTAAAGATCAATTTGGCTGTAAATTAGTACGAAAGGCTCTTGAGAATGTAACACATGAGAAAATCGATATGGTTCTCTTAGAAATAATTGATTCTGTAGCTGAATTGATGCCACACCCATTCGGGAATTATGTTGTACAAAAGCTTGTTGAGGTGTGTAGCGAGGAACAGAGGACTAGGATTCTGTTAGCAGTTACTAAAAATGAAGTACAACTGGTTAGCATCTGTCTTAACATGCACGG AACTCGTGCTGTACAAAAGCTGTTGGAAGGTATTGCCTCTACGCAGCAAGTCTCTATTACTGCTAGACAGCAAGTCTCCTTAATTATGTCAGCTCTAAGCTCTGGTGCTGTTGAATTGGCTAAGGACATGAACGGACATCATGTCATCAAGTATTGCTTGGAACATTTTTTACCTGAAGACAATAAG TATCTTCTGAAAGTGGTGGCAGATAACTGCTTTGATATTGCAACAGATAAAAGTGGATGTTGTGTACTTCAGCAATGTGTTGATCACTCAATGGGAGAACCAAGAGATCGTCTGGTGGCTAGCATTACTAATATTGCTCTGCGTCTGGCACAAGATAGATATGG CAACTATGTGATACAGCATTTATTGGGGTTGAGGAACCCCCTGATAACAGCAAATCTTCTCAGACAACTTGAAGGTTACTTTGCAGTTCTTTCCTGCGATAAATTTGGCAGTAATGTTGTGGAGAAGTGCCTGCTCGAGTCAAGAGCCGAGCAATGTACTCAAATTATATCGGAGTTGCTTAGAAGTCCGTGTTCTTCAATGCTACTAGTGGATCCTTATGGAAACTTTGTTATACAGTCGGCCCTAAAAGTATCTAAG GGACTAGTCCAAGGAGCTATGCTAGAACTGATTCGGCAAAATATTCCAGCAATGCGCAGCAGCATTTATGGAAGGAAGCTCCTCGCTTGGCTCCACAAAGAGAGGCTGCTACCTATGTAG
- the LOC8288520 gene encoding uncharacterized protein LOC8288520 translates to MERKQGFFSALKEEVVRGLSPARTRAKSPARSASPMSSLLRRRKGHGHGHAHHVAHPEPLIIARSGSLRPAEALSPLKEGPDQDDGGDSRIEGRWGQWMKGQLSRTPSVASSNGCKRSDLRLLLGVLGAPLAPVHVTTTEPLPHLSIKDTPIETSSAQYILQQFTAASGGQRVQNSIHNAYAMGKVRMIASEFETANKVTRNRNSSKAAESGGFVLWQMNPDMWYVELALGGSKVHAGCNGKLVWRHTPWLGAHAAKGPVRPLRRALQGLDPKTTASMFTNARCIGEKKINGDDCFILKICADPGTLKARSEGPAEIIRHVLFGYFSQKTGLLVHIEDSHLTRIQNNGGDAVYWETTINSFLDDYRPVDGVMIAHSGRSVVTLFRFGDTAMSHTRTRMEEAWAIEEVAFNVPGLSMDCFIPPAELRFASISETCELPQAQRIKPPVAAATYRTKVVALDRSRDNTVSNNM, encoded by the exons ATGGAGAGAAAACAGGGGTTCTTTTCGGCGCTAAAAGAGGAGGTAGTGAGAGGTTTATCGCCGGCAAGAACCAGAGCAAAAAGTCCGGCGAGGAGTGCGTCGCCAATGTCAAGCTTATTACGGAGGAGAAAGGGACATGGACATGGGCATGCACACCACGTGGCGCATCCAGAGCCGTTGATTATAGCGAGATCGGGGAGTTTGAGGCCAGCTGAGGCTTTATCGCCGTTAAAAGAAGGGCCAGATCAGGACGACGGTGGAGATTCTAGAATCGAAGGGAGGTGGGGCCAGTGGATGAAAGGACAGCTGTCAAGAACACCTTCTGTTGCATCGTCAAATGGTTGTAAGCGCTCCGATCTGAGATTGTTGTTGGGTGTACTCGGGGCGCCGCTTGCTCCGGTGCACGTCACCACTACTGAGCCGTTGCCTCACCTTAGTATAAAGGATACTCCAATT GAAACTTCATCTGCTCAGTACATATTGCAGCAGTTCACAGCAGCTTCAGGAGGGCAAAGGGTTCAAAATTCAATCCATAATGCTTATGCCATGGGGAAGGTGAGGATGATAGCTTCTGAGTTTGAAACAGCAAACAAGGTCACAAGGAATCGGAATTCGTCCAAAGCTGCAGAGTCTGGTGGCTTTGTTCTGTGGCAAATGAATCCAGACATGTGGTACGTGGAGCTTGCACTTGGTGGCAGCAAGGTTCATGCCGGCTGCAATGGGAAACTCGTGTGGAGGCACACACCTTGGTTAGGTGCACATGCTGCAAAAGGTCCTGTTAGACCACTGCGCCGTGCACTTCAG GGTCTTGACCCCAAAACAACTGCAAGCATGTTTACCAATGCAAGATGCATTGGGGAGAAGAAGATTAATGGTGATGATTGCTTTATCCTCAAGATATGTGCAGATCCTGGAACTCTGAAGGCCAGAAGTGAAGGACCAGCAGAAATCATAAGGCACGTTTTATTTGGCTACTTTAGCCAGAAAACTGGCCTCCTTGTGCACATAGAGGACTCTCATTTGACTCGCATTCAAAATAACGGTGGTGATGCTGTGTACTGGGAGACTACAATCAATTCATTTCTTGATGATTATAGGCCTGTGGACGGTGTCATGATAGCACATTCTGGACGTTCTGTAGTAACCCTTTTCCGGTTTGGTGATACAGCAATGAGCCACACCAGGACTAGAATGGAAGAAGCATGGGCGATTGAGGAAGTAGCATTCAATGTCCCAGGTCTGTCAATGGATTGTTTTATTCCTCCTGCTGAATTAAGATTTGCTTCTATCAGCGAAACCTGCGAGCTTCCTCAAGCTCAGAGGATAAAACCTCCTGTGGCTGCCGCAACATATCGCACCAAAGTTGTGGCATTGGATAGGTCTCGTGACAATACTGTTAGCAATAACATGTAG
- the LOC8288522 gene encoding aspartic proteinase 36 — MYPPSRSLIVIYYPLILFFLDTVVVLSATDIPNHNHRPMIIPLHLSTSNISSHRKPFTSNYHRRQLHNSDLPNAHMRLYDDLLSNGYYTTRLFIGTPPQEFALIVDTGSTVTYVPCSTCEQCGKHQDPRFQPESSSTYKPMQCNPSCNCDDEGKQCTYERRYAEMSSSSGLLAEDVLSFGNESELTPQRAIFGCETVETGELFSQRADGIMGLGRGPLSVVDQLVIKEVVGNSFSLCYGGMDVVGGAMVLGNIPPPPDMVFAHSDPYRSAYYNIELKELHVAGKRLKLNPRVFDGKHGTVLDSGTTYAYLPEEAFVAFKDAIIKEIKFLKQIHGPDPSYNDICFSGAGRDVSQLSKIFPEVNMVFGNGQKLSLSPENYLFRHTKVSGAYCLGIFQNGKDPTTLLGGIVVRNTLVTYDRDNDKIGFWKTNCSELWKRLQSQSPGIPAPPPVVFSSGNKSESIAPTQAPSGLPPDFIPGEFRIGVITFDMLMNINNSAAKPNLTEVAEFIAHELQVDNLQVHMLNFTSQGNNYLVKWGIFPAESADYISNTTAMNIILQLRDHRLQFPERFGSYQLVEWRIQPQRRPTWWHEHFLAVVAGVVTILLVSLLSIGIWTVWRHRQRALGTYEPVGGIVPEQELQPL, encoded by the exons ATGTATCCGCCGTCGCGTTCTCTCATCGTTATTTATTATCctttaatcttatttttccTCGATACCGTCGTCGTTTTGTCTGCTACCGATATCCCTAATCATAACCATCGTCCTATGATAATTCCTCTCCATCTTTCTACCTCTAACATCTCTTCTCATCGTAAACCCTTCACCAGCAACTATCACCGCCGACAACTCCATAATTCCGACCTCCCTAACGCTCACATGCGCCTCTACGACGATCTCCTCTCCAACGG ATACTATACGACGCGGTTATTTATTGGCACTCCACCGCAGGAATTCGCTCTTATTGTGGACACTGGCAGTACAGTAACATATGTTCCGTGCTCTACATGTGAACAGTGCGGCAAGCATCAG GATCCTAGGTTCCAACCGGAGTCATCTAGCACTTACAAACCGATGCAATGTAACCCTAGTTGTAACTGTGATGATGAAGGGAAGCAATGTACTTATGAGAGGCGGTATGCTGAGATGAGTTCTAGTAGTGGTTTGCTTGCTGAGGATGTTCTCTCTTTTGGAAATGAAAGTGAGCTTACACCTCAGCGTGCTATTTTCGGTTGTGAAACTGTTGAGACTGGTGAACTTTTCAGCCAACGTGCTGATGGAATTATGGGGTTGGGTCGTGGTCCGCTCAGTGTTGTGGATCAACTTGTTATAAAGGAGGTTGttggtaattctttctctttatGTTATGGTGGAATGGATGTGGTTGGGGGTGCTATGGTTCTCGGTAATATTCCTCCGCCCCCTGATATGGTTTTCGCTCATTCGGATCCTTACCGTAG TGCCTATTACAATATTGAGCTGAAGGAACTGCATGTGGCTGGAAAACGATTAAAGCTAAATCCAAGAGTCTTTGACGGAAAGCATGGAACAGTTTTGGACAGTGGAACTACATACGCATATCTTCCAGAAGAAGCTTTTGTTGCATTTAAGGATGCT ATTATTAAGGAAATCAAGTTTCTCAAACAGATCCATGGCCCTGATCCAAGTTACAATGATATTTGCTTTTCTGGTGCTGGAAG GGATGTTTCGCAACTATCAAAGATTTTTCCGGAGGTAAATATGGTATTTGGCAACGGTCAAAAATTGTCCCTATCTCCAGAGAACTACCTCTTCCGG CATACAAAGGTTAGTGGTGCATATTGCTTGGGAATTTTCCAGAATGGAAAGGATCCAACTACTCTTTTAGGAG GAATTGTAGTACGGAACACTCTTGTTACTTATGATCGGGATAATGATAAGATTGGGTTTTGGAAAACTAATTGCTCTGAACTATGGAAGAGACTGCAATCTCAATCTCCTGGTATTCCTGCTCCCCCACCTGTAGTTTTCTCTAGTGGTAATAAAAGTGAAAGCATTGCTCCTACACAAGCCCCAAGTGGATTGCCTCCAGATTTCATCCCAG GTGAATTTCGAATTGGAGTTATAACATTTGATATGTTGATGAACATCAACAACTCTGCCGCGAAGCCTAACTTAACAGAAGTAGCAGAGTTCATTGCCCATGAGTTGCAAGTTGATAATTTACAG GTTCATATGTTGAATTTTACTTCACAAGGAAATAATTACCTTGTTAAATGGGGCATCTTCCCTGCTGAGTCTGCTGACTACATCTCTAATACCACAGCAATG AACATAATTCTGCAGTTGAGAGATCATCGTTTGCAATTTCCTGAGAGATTTGGTAGCTATCAATTGGTTGAATGGAGGATTCAGCCTCAAAGAAGGCC GACATGGTGGCATGAACATTTTTTGGCAGTGGTTGCTGGAGTAGTGACTATTTTGCTTGTTAGTTTATTAAGTATTGGGATATGGACGGTTTGGAGGCATAGACAACGAGCACTTGGTACATATGAACCTGTCGGTGGCATTGTTCCTGAGCAAGAGCTCCAGCCATTATGA
- the LOC8270000 gene encoding metal transporter Nramp2: MNSQSGEEGPGEGDNRKDESTRLLSTSAESPINPTLDDEVAFEARDKILIVDLDSQDGIDADDYTPPFSWKKLWLFTGPGFLMSIAFLDPGNLEGDLQAGAIAGYSLLWLLMWATVMGLLIQMLSARVGVATGRHLAELCREEYPNWARLILWFMAEVALIGADIQEVIGSAIAIHILSNGFLPLWAGVVITALDCFMFLFLENYGVRKLEAAFAILIATMAISFAWMFGDTKPSGKELLMGILIPRLSSKTIRQAVGVVGCVIMPHNVFLHSALVQSRKIETQKKGRVQEALNYYLIESSVALLISFMINLFVTSVFAKGFHGSNQANSIGLVNAGQYLQEKYGGGLFPILYIWGIGLLAAGQSSTITGTYAGQFIMGGFLNLRLKKWLRALITRSFAIVPTMIVALVFNKSEASLDILNEWLNVLQSIQIPFALIPLLTLVSKEQVMGSFRIGPILERLAWTVAILVILINGYLLLDFFVSEVKGLLFGFLACTGTVAYIAFIIYLVSRGSTLSSTWLSLELSKRNAYAGN, encoded by the exons ATGAACTCCCAATCTGGAGAAGAAGGTCCCGGAGAAGGTGATAACAGAAAAGATGAATCAACCCGGCTATTATCGACATCAGCTGAATCTCCGATAAACCCGACATTAGACGACGAAGTAGCTTTCGAAGCGCGAGATAAAATCCTGATTGTGGATTTGGACAGCCAGGATGGTATTGACGCCGACGATTACACACCGCCATTCTCGTGGAAGAAACTGTGGTTGTTTACAGGACCAGGTTTTTTAATGAGCATAGCTTTTTTAGATCCAGGTAATTTAGAAGGAGATCTTCAAGCTGGAGCAATTGCTGGATATTCGTTATTGTGGTTGCTGATGTGGGCCACGGTTATGGGGTTGCTGATCCAGATGCTATCGGCGCGTGTAGGTGTGGCCACGGGAAGGCATTTAGCGGAGTTGTGTAGAGAGGAGTATCCCAATTGGGCTAGGTTAATTTTGTGGTTTATGGCCGAGGTGGCACTTATTGGTGCTGATATTCAAGAAGTTATTGGGAGTGCTATTGCTATTCATATTTTGAGCAATGGCTTTTTGCCTCTTTGGGCTGGTGTTGTTATTACAGCCTTGGATTG ttttatgtttttatttctagAGAATTATGGAGTGAGGAAACTAGAAGCTGCTTTTGCAATTCTTATTGCAACTATGGCAATTTCATTTGCTTGGATGTTTGGTGACACTAAGCCAAGTGGAAAAGAACTTTTAATGG GTATATTGATTCCAAGGCTTAGTTCAAAAACTATTCGTCAAGCTGTGGGGGTTGTAGGTTGCGTCATAATGCCTCACAATGTGTTCTTGCATTCAGCTTTGGTACAGTCAAGAAAGATTGAAACACAGAAGAAAGGTCGCGTCCAGGAGGCCCTAAATTACTACTTGATCGAGTCGTCTGTTGCTCTTTTGATATCATTCATGATTAATCTATTTGTGACGAGTGTTTTTGCCAAGGGATTCCATGGTAGTAACCAAGCAAATAGCATAGGACTAGTCAATGCTGGGCAGTACCTTCAGGAAAAATATGGAGGGGGGCTCTTTCCTATTCTTTATATCTGGGGCATTGGCTTGTTAGCAGCAGGGCAGAGTAGTACAATAACTGGTACATATGCTGGGCAGTTTATCATGGGAGGTTTTCTCAACCTTCGCTTGAAGAAATGGTTGAGGGCATTAATAACTCGAAGTTTTGCTATTGTGCCAACTATGATAGTAGCTCTTGTGTTTAACAAATCTGAAGCTTCTTTGGACATTTTGAATGAATGGCTAAATGTGCTTCAGTCCATACAGATCCCCTTTGCACTTATTCCCCTTCTTACCTTGGTGTCTAAGGAGCAAGTCATGGGGTCCTTTAGAATTGGGCCTATTCTTGAG AGGTTGGCATGGACAGTAGCGATCCTGGTTATCCTGATAAATGGTTATCTGTTGCTTGATTTCTTCGTATCTGAAGTTAAAGGACTGCTGTTTGGTTTTCTTGCCTGCACTGGCACAGTTGCATATATagcatttattatttatctggTTTCACGAGGCAGCACTCTATCTTCGACTTGGCTAAGTTTAGAACTATCGAAGAGGAATGCTTATGCTGGAAATTGA